The following proteins are encoded in a genomic region of Brachypodium distachyon strain Bd21 chromosome 1, Brachypodium_distachyon_v3.0, whole genome shotgun sequence:
- the LOC100838664 gene encoding probable protein phosphatase 2C 65 isoform X2 → MGCAQGKCCGGGGEGVAEREGVGGVPGGGRGGGGATTLGRAAVPGAGLVLEYATLAVDGLYPDAPGRESQDAHLVATRFAGDPDLHLFAVFDGHGACGAACAQFAREALPRLLLLPRLAADPAGAFREAMTAANEEMHAAGGVDDSMSGTTAVAALVAGGALHVANVGDSRAVAGVWRDGRVAAEELSWDQTPFRADERARVKACGARVMSVEQVEGVRDPDAEGWLADEGDPPRVWARDGLYPGTAFTRSLGDLAAEGVGVIAEPEVKSVEITPAHLFFVVASDGVFEFLSSQEVVDMVAMHKDPRDACSAIAAESYKLWLEHENRTDDITIIIVHIRDAENGVTKLTTAARERR, encoded by the exons GTGCGCGCAGGGCAagtgctgcggcggcggaggagaaggagtcgcGGAACGAGAAGGAGTAGGCGGCGTGCCTGGtggagggcgcggcggcggcggcgctaccACCCtcgggcgcgcggcggtgcCGGGGGCGGGGCTGGTGCTGGAGTACGCGACGCTGGCGGTGGACGGGCTGTACCCGGACGCGCCGGGGCGGGAGTCGCAGGACGCGCACCTCGTGGCCACGCGCTTCGCGGGTGACCCCGATCTCCACCTCTTCGCCGTCTTCGACGGCCACGGCGCCTGCGGGGCCGCCTGCGCGCAGTTCGCGCGCGAGGCGCTCccgcggctcctcctcctcccccgcctcgcGGCGGACCCCGCGGGCGCGTTCCGGGAGGCCATGACGGCGGCCAACGAGGAGATGCACGCGGCGGGGGGCGTGGACGACTCCATGAGCGGGACCACcgccgtggcggcgctggtggCCGGGGGCGCGCTCCACGTGGCCAACgtcggggactcgcgcgccgtGGCCGGGGTCTGGCGCGACGGGCGcgtcgcggcggaggagctgtCCTGGGACCAGACGCCGTTCCGCGCCGACGAGCGCGCGCGCGTCAAGGCGTGCGGGGCGAGGGTCATGTCGGTCGAGCAGGTGGAGGGCGTGCGCGACCCGGACGCCGAGGGCTGGCTCGCCGACGAGGGGGACCCGCCCCGCGTGTGGGCACGCGACGGGCTCTACCCCGGCACGGCCTTCACCCGCAGCCTCGGCGACCTCGCCGCTGAGGGGGTTGGGGTCATCGCCGAGCCTGAGGTGAAGAGCGTGGAGATCACTCCAGCCCACCTGTTCTTCGTCGTCGCCAGTGATGGGGTGTTCGAGTTCCTCTCCAGCCAGGAAGTCGTTGACATG GTGGCTATGCACAAAGATCCCCGAGATGCCTGTTCAGCAATCGCTGCAGAGTCATACAAACTATGGCTGGAACATGAAAACAGGACAGATGATATAACAATAATAATTGTGCATATACGGGATGCTGAAAAT GGAGTGACAAAGCTAACTACAGCGGCACGGGAGCGCCGATAG
- the LOC100838664 gene encoding probable protein phosphatase 2C 65 isoform X1 — protein sequence MGCAQGKCCGGGGEGVAEREGVGGVPGGGRGGGGATTLGRAAVPGAGLVLEYATLAVDGLYPDAPGRESQDAHLVATRFAGDPDLHLFAVFDGHGACGAACAQFAREALPRLLLLPRLAADPAGAFREAMTAANEEMHAAGGVDDSMSGTTAVAALVAGGALHVANVGDSRAVAGVWRDGRVAAEELSWDQTPFRADERARVKACGARVMSVEQVEGVRDPDAEGWLADEGDPPRVWARDGLYPGTAFTRSLGDLAAEGVGVIAEPEVKSVEITPAHLFFVVASDGVFEFLSSQEVVDMVAMHKDPRDACSAIAAESYKLWLEHENRTDDITIIIVHIRDAENVLQGVTKLTTAARERR from the exons GTGCGCGCAGGGCAagtgctgcggcggcggaggagaaggagtcgcGGAACGAGAAGGAGTAGGCGGCGTGCCTGGtggagggcgcggcggcggcggcgctaccACCCtcgggcgcgcggcggtgcCGGGGGCGGGGCTGGTGCTGGAGTACGCGACGCTGGCGGTGGACGGGCTGTACCCGGACGCGCCGGGGCGGGAGTCGCAGGACGCGCACCTCGTGGCCACGCGCTTCGCGGGTGACCCCGATCTCCACCTCTTCGCCGTCTTCGACGGCCACGGCGCCTGCGGGGCCGCCTGCGCGCAGTTCGCGCGCGAGGCGCTCccgcggctcctcctcctcccccgcctcgcGGCGGACCCCGCGGGCGCGTTCCGGGAGGCCATGACGGCGGCCAACGAGGAGATGCACGCGGCGGGGGGCGTGGACGACTCCATGAGCGGGACCACcgccgtggcggcgctggtggCCGGGGGCGCGCTCCACGTGGCCAACgtcggggactcgcgcgccgtGGCCGGGGTCTGGCGCGACGGGCGcgtcgcggcggaggagctgtCCTGGGACCAGACGCCGTTCCGCGCCGACGAGCGCGCGCGCGTCAAGGCGTGCGGGGCGAGGGTCATGTCGGTCGAGCAGGTGGAGGGCGTGCGCGACCCGGACGCCGAGGGCTGGCTCGCCGACGAGGGGGACCCGCCCCGCGTGTGGGCACGCGACGGGCTCTACCCCGGCACGGCCTTCACCCGCAGCCTCGGCGACCTCGCCGCTGAGGGGGTTGGGGTCATCGCCGAGCCTGAGGTGAAGAGCGTGGAGATCACTCCAGCCCACCTGTTCTTCGTCGTCGCCAGTGATGGGGTGTTCGAGTTCCTCTCCAGCCAGGAAGTCGTTGACATG GTGGCTATGCACAAAGATCCCCGAGATGCCTGTTCAGCAATCGCTGCAGAGTCATACAAACTATGGCTGGAACATGAAAACAGGACAGATGATATAACAATAATAATTGTGCATATACGGGATGCTGAAAAT GTCCTGCAGGGAGTGACAAAGCTAACTACAGCGGCACGGGAGCGCCGATAG